Genomic segment of Acidobacteriota bacterium:
CGTCCGGCGACATCGAATCGCCCTCGGCCGTCACGAGGTGCCCGATGTTGTAGGCCACCGGGATCTTGTCGACGACGTACTGCTCCATGTCGGAGGGATCGTCGTAGGGCGGCAGCTGCCACTTGGCCACTGCACTCTCTACGAACAGCGAGGTGTAGGCGTATCCGCGTCCGTCGAACTGCGTGTGCAGTGGGCCCAGACCGACCGGTACCTCAGCCTCACGCACCGAGTTGTAGGTTAGCACCGGGATCCCGTCGATCGTCTCCTCGAAGTCCTTGTCGGCGATCGCCTGCTTGATCTTGTCGATGTTGAACACAGTCGTCGTCGGGGACAGTTTGCCCGAGCCGATGATCCATTGTCCGTCGGGCGATACGTCGACACCGTGCGGCGATTTGGCCAACGGCATGAAGTAGGCGACGCCGGGGGCCTTGAGCGGGTCGATCACCTTGGCGCCCGAGACCGTGTCGTACTTGCCCGCGGCGATGGCTTTCTCGGCCTCGCGCCAGTCGATAGCCAGGACGAAGTCCTTGTCCTTCTGTGACGCGGTTACCTCGAGCTTGCCGCCCTCGATGAACTCGCGTTCCGAGTTGTAGCAGGTGAAGAAGATGAAGCCCTCGCTGGGACCCTTACCCGCGTCGCCGAGGTCGTAGTTGAAGGGCGGGACGACGATCTCCCAACCGAGGCTCATTTCGCCGGAGTCCGGATCGATCTTGATACCCGCGACAATGCCCTTGTACTTGGTGCCGTATTCCGTCACATCGGCATAGGTGCCTTCGGGGAACGGCACCGACATTCGTGTGGACATCGTCACGTATTCCGAGTTTGGCGTGACGAACGAACTGCCGTGGTTGGCCGAGATGTTGGGGATCGTCATGATCTGTTTGGTCTTGAAATCTCCCAGATCGATCCGCGCGATGCGGCCGTTGGCGTTGTCATTGATGAACAGCCAGCGACCGTCGTACTCACCGTTGGTCTCCGAGAAGCCGGGATGGTGCGAGTCGCCCCAGTTGTAGCCGCCGAGCATCTCCTTGCTCTCGTCGTCGAAGCCGTAGCCGGTGCCGGGGTACGGCGAAAACACCGGGATCGTCGCGATGTGACGCATCGACGGGATGCCCGAGACGAAGATCTGCCCGCTGTGCCCGCCGGAATAGAACAGATAGTACTCGTCGAGATCGCCGGGCGGTACGTAGGTCGCCAGCGCGGCATCGGTCACGTCGGAGCCGCTGCTGCCGCCGCTACGACCGCCGCGACCGCCGCGTCCGGGTGGTTCCGGGGCGCAGCCCGCGAGGTCAATTACGAGCAGCAGGACTAATCCCAGCAGCACGAGTGTGGATATGTTTCGGGCTCTCATCGGTATGCCTCCCATCGAGGAGCATGCGGCGAATCGGCATGCTTCCTCGAGCAGTGTTGAATACTCAATTGATGTCTTCTTCCAGTGCGCGGTTCTTCACGATGTCGTAAGCCTTGGTGATTTTCTCGATCGCTTCCCATTTCTGCTCGTCGGTCAACGGGATCTGACTCTCGAGGATGATCTTCATGGTGCCGGTCGGATCGAACATGAACTCCTCGACCGTCTTGTTGAATCGAGCGCGGACGTCTTCCGGAGCGAGCGAGAGATCCGGTCCCTTGTTGGTCGGCGATTCGATGCCGAACGCCTTCACGCTGTGACACACGAAGCAGCTGTGTTCGACGAAGAACGCGCCGTCGCCCTCGCGCATCTGTTGGTTGCGCTCGATCTCCTCGGGCGTCATCTCGTCCTTCAACTCGACGCCCGGCAGGTAGGCGCGCGGCAGCTCGGAGTCGTCGCGCCAGCTCATCACCAGCATCGCCAGTGCCTGCGCCTCGCGGGACTGAAAGTTCATCTCGGGCATGATCGTGTCGGGGACAACCGTCGGTGGTGACTGGAAGTGCTTGATATGCCACTGGAAGACGGTCTGCAGGTTCGTCGTAAGGTTGCTGAAGTCGAAGCCCTCGGCATGCTTGTCGCCCTCGTGGGTCAGATCGGGCCCGAGGCCGCCGCCGCTGCCGTTGATGCCGTGACAGACCTTGCAGCCCTTCGTGCGGACAATCTTTTTGGCGTCATTGATGTAGGTCATGCCATCGGTCTCGCGTTCGTAGCGGTGGCAGAAGTTGCACTGGATCTCGTAGAGCGGAGGGGGGTTCTTCGGGGCGTAGTCGGCACCAACGATCCCGCTGAGCAGCGGCTGCTCCCAGTGTTCGACGAACCCGTGGGCATCCTCGGCGGTCAGCGCCCAGCCCTGTCCGCCGTGGCAGACCGTGCAGCCGTAAGTTTCGATCGGGTGCGTGCCCAGCAACTCCATCGCCGGGTGGCTGGCCCACGGCTGCTCGACGTTCGCGAGCCCCTTCCAGCCGACTCCCAGGTGGCAAGTCGTGCAACGATCTACGATCTCCAGCGGCTCGACCCAGATCTGCTGGATCCCACGCGGGGCCTCGGCCACCTGCTCGACGCCGATCTCCTCGGCGACGATCGCGCGGAACTCGCTTTGGTAGTACTTCCAGTCCGGTGCCGAATCCCGGTAGATCGCCGCGATCCCGGCGACTAGAGTCAAACCCCCGGCGATCAGCACGAGTATCAGTTCGCGTTTGCCGACCCTCTTGATCATCGTGACCTCGGCCCTAAATTCTTCCGGGATGTTCCGGCCACGCCTGCCAGGGCCAGTAGAACTCCCAGTTCGGACCGCGCAATGCGGTGCCGATGTACGTCAATAGAATGAAAGCGATGATGAACGCGCAGAACGTGGCGATCGCCGCGTGGCGCGTGGACTTCGTGACCCGCGCCACGACGAAGTACAGCACGGCACAGAGCGCCACGAGCAACGTCGCGGGGTTGACGAGGTCGAAGAACAGTTGGCTCTCGAACCCGCTGAACACGCTTCGTACCGGGAACAAGATCGAGCTGGCGACGCACAGGCAGGTGACCAGCGCGCCGTAGAGGAACCCGAAGTAGGCCCAGCGCCGGCCCGGCCGATCGGTGAACCACGTACCGATGCTGCGCTGTTCGCGGTCCATGAACGGGATCAGGGCGAGGCCCATGACCACGATCCCCGGGATGATCACGCCGCCCATCAACGCGGAGTAGCCGACGAGCTCCTGCAGTCCCAGGAAGTACCACGGCGCCTTGGCCGGATTGGGCGTGACCTCGGGGTTGGCAGGTCCCTCGAGCGGCGCGGGGATGAACAGCGCCA
This window contains:
- a CDS encoding cbb3-type cytochrome c oxidase subunit II; this translates as MIKRVGKRELILVLIAGGLTLVAGIAAIYRDSAPDWKYYQSEFRAIVAEEIGVEQVAEAPRGIQQIWVEPLEIVDRCTTCHLGVGWKGLANVEQPWASHPAMELLGTHPIETYGCTVCHGGQGWALTAEDAHGFVEHWEQPLLSGIVGADYAPKNPPPLYEIQCNFCHRYERETDGMTYINDAKKIVRTKGCKVCHGINGSGGGLGPDLTHEGDKHAEGFDFSNLTTNLQTVFQWHIKHFQSPPTVVPDTIMPEMNFQSREAQALAMLVMSWRDDSELPRAYLPGVELKDEMTPEEIERNQQMREGDGAFFVEHSCFVCHSVKAFGIESPTNKGPDLSLAPEDVRARFNKTVEEFMFDPTGTMKIILESQIPLTDEQKWEAIEKITKAYDIVKNRALEEDIN
- the nosZ gene encoding Sec-dependent nitrous-oxide reductase, with product MRARNISTLVLLGLVLLLVIDLAGCAPEPPGRGGRGGRSGGSSGSDVTDAALATYVPPGDLDEYYLFYSGGHSGQIFVSGIPSMRHIATIPVFSPYPGTGYGFDDESKEMLGGYNWGDSHHPGFSETNGEYDGRWLFINDNANGRIARIDLGDFKTKQIMTIPNISANHGSSFVTPNSEYVTMSTRMSVPFPEGTYADVTEYGTKYKGIVAGIKIDPDSGEMSLGWEIVVPPFNYDLGDAGKGPSEGFIFFTCYNSEREFIEGGKLEVTASQKDKDFVLAIDWREAEKAIAAGKYDTVSGAKVIDPLKAPGVAYFMPLAKSPHGVDVSPDGQWIIGSGKLSPTTTVFNIDKIKQAIADKDFEETIDGIPVLTYNSVREAEVPVGLGPLHTQFDGRGYAYTSLFVESAVAKWQLPPYDDPSDMEQYVVDKIPVAYNIGHLVTAEGDSMSPDGNYLVALNKLSKGRHLSVGPSIPESAQLIDISGDKMKLLYDAFTEPEPHYSVVIKADKIDAYEVYPKEESDDPNAIWAAEDARVERRGNTVEIWMLAVRSFFAPDVIRVNKGDKVIVHITNIEQTRDELHGFAINDYNINIVIDPGETKSVTFTADKSGVYAFYCTNFCSALHQEMQGYMLVK